TCAGTAGGtgcctatatcacagaaactagagctgataggggaaaatggatggcatatttAAAATCAGCACACAAAATATACCTTAGATCCGCTAtcaaacgctctgcaccaaaatatgtgttggccagtgttatcattcagtgtaaattcaGTAAATTCATGCCTCGCCTGATTTGACGATGAACAAGAAGCAGATGAATTGTCATTTGTCAATTACTGCAAGCAGAAAACAGAACAACAAATGTGCGGTTAGTTATCTATGGACGACTGGCTGATTATTGTggatggaggcgggcgggctctccacctccattcactgagcaaggaGCGTTCCTGTGCAGAAGCTGGAGGTCTTGTTGGGCCCCTACACCGACACATCATCCTGTATAAGAGGGCCCTAAGCAGTCGCTGATCCTTCTTCTGGAACTGCTTGTACTTTCCGTTTTGtaatttgactagagatgagcgaacctactcagccacgccccttttcgcccgagcgccgcgatttttgagtacttccgtactcgggtgaaaagattcagggggtgccgtgggtgagtggggggttgcagcggagagtggggggagagtgagagggctcccccctgttccccgctgctaccccccgctccgccatgcctcccctgcccccccggcgccccccgaatcttttcacccgagtacggaagtactcaaaaatcacggtgctcaattgagtaattactcgaaacgagtaggttcgctcatctctaaatttgacatttttttttttaaactcagtcTCTATTAAATTTTTGCCTCAGAATACTAATAAGggattttacccactagcgtttttgttaatgctgcaatatcgctgcttttttttcaatgagacattcgaatgttaaaattgcaccgcacagaaattgcaaaagtacaaacttgcgatttttgtgttatGCGGTTCCagaatgcagcaatattgcagcactaaaaaaaaaacaaaaaaacgctagTTGGTAAAAGCCGTAAATCTGTATcacatacattttttaaagtgacagtaagTTAGTTgataaatttaaccccttagtgcacaGCCTCTTTTCTGCCTTAACGAAAAAGCACTTTTCAACATTCCATTGCTAGAGCCATAACTGGTTGacatagcaattttttttttttggggggggggggaggggagggtgtgAGAATTGTATATTTTAATAACTGCTCTCtgcggtacatataatgtgttgtagaactgttattactttttttttgggggggggagggggtgtagaGATGTGAAAACAGCCAGAAGTTACAAAAATGTTTTGTGGTTTTGTTCTTACAttgttcaccattcagtaaaaaagaaagtaataactttcctatctggatcagcacgattactgtgataccaggTGTTTACAGATAATTTTATATTTTACTGTGTTATCACAATAAAAGCATGTTTTTAAAAGGACTCTGACAGCAGTCAGTCATTGGCTGGATGGCGAGGGGGTGGgattagcctgcagctcatgaatattcaggacTAATTCAACCAGTCCTCTGTGTATGCGCTGCTTTTATAAAATGTAGgtttctcccaaactcctgcaGAGATTCGTAGAGCAGACACATCACTGTAATAAGTGTTcatgtcactactttatgctgccctcagatagTGGTGTAaacagatggtgacagagtctctttaaagaaAATAATTGAATCTGCATTGCTGCATTTTGAGACCCAGAATATTTTTATCTTCCTGGCAGCTGAGCTGTGAGAGGACTCGTATTTTGagaaagagttgtagtttttattggtaccagtttgagggaCATGCGACTGTTAAAATgcttcttattacatttttttggaaagtgaacaaaaaaaaacaactattctgacattacttttttaaattatttttacggtgttcaccataACAAACTATCTTTGTTGCTTGGATCATTATGAACATGGTAATACCTATTATATGTTGCTTTTTTTGTGGTGACCCAGAGGGTCCACTCGAGAAAAGAGACTCATgcggaggagctgggagggtaagatcagcacttgtcatggtggcatttACCAGACTCCTTCCAGGAGGGATAACACGTGACTTCAGGCCAAGCACCACTAGGCCTCTCACAGGACACCCCTTAATAGGGATGACCaataaacaaataaatatataacaGGTTGTCaatggtgacgccactgttcccttCCCGCCGTTATAGGACTTCggtggaagaaagaaaagatTCCACAACTATGTAACTTTAAGTACcttaggtccctgggaatggtcagggcctggaaatttTACTTGCAGAAAACGTGGTACAAGACACAAATGTAAAAGATGGCCATGCAGGCAAAACTGTAgattggaggtcagggaggaagcacaggatgacatcggtcctgcagtccaagttatctgtcaggAACCGCTCATGGCAGAGGAACTCTCCAGAGAAGGACAAGGGGTAGGattgctccacagacactcaagtaaggcagtacctctgcacggtgatccTGGCCTTTTCTTATTCACACTCACTCTCaaactctctttctttctctcttagaCGGTTCCAGGCATATAATGCTCAGGAAACTGctcttcttcttccatcttcaccacatgaggtttGAAGGTACCCTCATAAGGCTGACACTCTCAAGAACCCAGAAGAATAGACTTCAATCACACCTAAGTCACTCACATTTTTAATCGCACTCATACCATGGGACAGGGCAATGATTGAtacagacatctcccagtctcatgcagagattaacctctcacttgctgcagctgagcAGTACACATAAAAAAGACAAGACAGTTTACAAAGTGCATACACTCTAAAGACATGATATGTATGGCACTTATGGAAGGGACCAGGAATAgatattctgggccactacagctcccccctacttatAATAGGCCGCCCCCGGCGCCTCTAATACAAAGTGTATCATCTGGAGAAGGGATATCTCAGTGTTCTCCAATTCACcctcagggcttttacccactagcattttttttaacgctgtgatattgctgagtttttttcaatgggacttctaaTGATAaattcacattgcacaaaaattgcaaatttgtgcttttgtgatttttgtgaaatacaattttaacataagaaagtcccattgaaaaaaaatgcagcgatatcgcagcattaaaaaaagcttctgggtagaagcccttaggcctcTGCATAGTCACAGAAACCCGTAAACACAGCTTCTACCCCCTAGTTACTTTACTAAAAGATTAATCCCATTCCTGGTGTTCTGAGACCACCTAACAAATGTCACTTTCTGAATATAGCCTTtgtttatgacagcgtgtatgaAACTGGTTTGGCCTAACCAGGAGAAATTCTACTAAGCTGAACAGAATTAAGGATGCACCAATATGGCTATGGAGCGCATGCATAAATATTCTCTCCACAGACAAAAGGACTGAGGCAAGTGGAATCAACATTACTTCCTTGTGTAAAAGAGCGAATACAACACTGTAACTACACTTCAAAATAGAGAAGGGTGACTAGCAGGAAAAAAGTAATAGacagtagcttaagtcaataAGGTGAAAGGAATGCCCGCCTACTGAGACAGACTAGGACAGAGGACTGATACTGGAAAGAGACAAGGAGAAACAGAAACCCCCAGCCATACACATACATCATGCACACCAGTCACACAGACCTAAACAggagtgtttttttcttttgtaaagcAACACCCCCTTACTATAGGCCCATTTATAAACTACTTCCTCTGGCACGACACTTCAACTATAACATTGCAAAAATAGACATAACATTTCCAATATGAACATTATTATAAGCAGGCTATGAAAAAGGGACATAACTTGTGAGTCCTTTATAAGAAGGGGACAACATTCATTTATTTTTCTAAGTGTCTGCACACGCTCTATTGAGATAGCCGTGCCTGTTCTGCACTGGGCATGCTCTGGCAAAACACTATGGTTGGTGGAGCCACCAATATGGGATTGGTCAAACTATAGCACCATTCACCGTCTGTCAAGATTTTCTCCCATCATTATTTGCTGCTGCCTTGTCTCTGGTCTAGATTGGCTACTCAAAAGATTGTTCCGCCTCTTTTCTATTTAAGAGTTATCACTTCAGCGCTTGGCCCACTACAGCGCTGGTTGTTGTTCCCCCTGAGGACTCCGCAAGGCGAAACATGTCGGGGAGGCTATATATTaggttttaatagggttttggtggtgctgattaACTAATCtttacataggcttttggaagttggccatccaggcctatgttttggtGTGTACATGCAcagttacacacatgatactaactgatgactacTGGTAGAGAATGAGGGATCCAAATTTAATGTGACAGAGCTTTTAATGTGACACGAGGAGAGGGCAGAGATTGTGTTGATCCCTGGGGAGCACAGTACCCCAATCCTGGATGCCTGTCCAAGCATTTCTGCTGAGGTGTTTCAGGAATAAACTACATGGCACTTAAATATAGATTTGCGTTCCTCATaaaattctctatcagatacatCTATCACATGCACTACTTTCAATTGgaaaatattgacttggttccAAGACGGCTGCTTTCAAAATGGCAACTATGTTTGGCATCGCCTCTCTCAGATTTGCCCCCTACCGGCTTCCCCCCAGCTACTGTTTTCCTTTAATTCTGGTGTCTCCACACCTTTGGACCACTCTGTATTTCAGTTCATATTTCTTCTCTTCAAGAAGCCGCAGTCTCGCTGTAATGATCGATGTTCTCCAGGATACAGAAAACGTTCTAATGGAGGACATCATGTCTGCTGCTATGACTGTGTCCCCTGTTCTGAGGGTGAAATGTCCAATATAACAGGTAAGAATATTGCATGCCATGGATATACTAacctgcaggcaggaacagaggcTGAAAATTATCGGATATAGGTAAAATAAAATCCTCCACAAGTAGAGGTGGGATTTCACAGCACGGTGTGATGGAAATGGACAGTTGTGTTAATGCTCATGCAAAGTGCTACTCTACGCCTGGTCATATCAGATGAGGAGTTCAGTTCTCACTGTCTGCCAGTCAGGTAAAAACATGACAGAACTGTGCGCCTTTTAGTACATTTGGTGGAAATCATtccatctgcttccttttttgatACTTTAGgccaaatttattaaaacaaaTGTTTCTCACATCAGTCTTAGTAAACAGGAAGGTGGAGTAAAAGATGTGCCAAACATTTTAAGAGGCGGGTTGAACTACAGAAATTCTGTCTGGGGTGAGTGAGATACAAATGTCCCAGAAGAGCTGAACTTCAGTACAGCAATTATTATAGTAAGTCTCTTGGCTTCATCGTGTCTATCCAATGGGGAGAAGATTTCTCTGCCAGGATTATCCTTTCATTACCTTGTACAGTGCCGTAAATGTACAGCAGATGGCACAACAAGAGGTTAACATAAAGGGAATGTACAGAGGAAACACTTGGTATCAAACTAATGGCCCTTATAGACACAAGGAGAACCTCACGAGTCTCATCTGCTCAAGTGAATGAGCTGATGATGTCCGCGCATGAGCCGCCTGTTCAGATTGCAagattcacttattgttcagtgtttcacattcatgGAATCGGTAGATCAGGCAGCATAGCCAAGTCTTTGGAAAATCACTGCATCCAAAATTATTCCTTTATTGCTTCCAAATACAGAAAAAATTCTATGCTTCAACCCCTCAGAGGTCCTTGACAAAGACCCTTGAGGAGttgaaacgctgcattttttctgtattttggaAGCAATAGAGGAGAATAATTTTGATTTTTCAAAGACTTGGCTATGCTGCTTGATCTACCTATTCCATGAAGTATTCCTTGGATCCTAGGGGTCGGGTCCTCTCTTTGATCTTTGCATGCCCTGTATGCCTCGCACCATTGGTGCTTTACTTGTGGAGTGTTGCTGCTTCATTCATAATTTGCCAGTGTTTCACTTTCATCAGTGAACGATCAGCGTATAAATTGCCCGACGGGCACAAgccggcgctgatttttatgttggctgaaactgaacaaagaacctcatgattctggttcgccgttcagtcgttggctcgattatcattcagttttgcttgtttgaatgattttgtgaacgataatcattcagtctaaatacaCCTTTAGAGTGGGCACCATTCTCCACAATGGCTTTAATTGCATTTAACATGTATAACATAATACTTTGTCTGAGAGAgctcgataaattatagaactattaaccctttagtgacgacgcctgtttgcacctttattaccaacttgtttttttttttttttcttcattacattCTTAGAGCCATacgtttttaatttttccatctgcacacccatatgagggcttgtttttgagtgaaaagttgtgtttttaattacatcattttgatgtacatataatgtataagttttgataatttttttagggggattggggaaataaaaatcacaattcctccattttgttttttggatttcattttcacgacgttcagtgtgcaaaataagtaACATAATAAAAATATTCATTAGATCAACACATTTCTGGCGATGCTAAGTTTATGCAGGTTTTTTTATGGTTTgatatttttgtgcgcaaaaaacacattttttaaaaataaatatttccttttgtgtcgcagcattccaagagccagaacATTTTTACTTTGCCATTAACGGAGCTCAATGAGGGCTTCTTTTCTgcaggatgagctctagtcttcatttacccCATTTTTGGAAAACACCTAACATTCTGATTGCTTTTATTCCActtttttcccagaagcaagatttACAAAAATtgcatttgctattttttttaactgtattcaCCATTCAGTATAAATGGAATGTTCAATTACTGCTGCAGCTCGGTATGATTGAGTCAATATCACATTTGTATAAATTGTTTGCAAGCTTTTCAcatggttttaaaaaatgttgttttttttttcttgcattcaaagacccctaacatttttcctATTTTGTCAGCAATGCTGTACAAGGGATATTTTTTGCAGGTTGTGTTGTAATTTATAATTTTACTGTTTTTGAGCCATAaaacattttgatcgcttttcattctgATTTTTGTAAAGTGAGAGACAACATTTTGCGATGTTATTTTATGGTGAGCACCATGCTggttaaaatgttttttctctGGGTTTCGAATGTGGCAATACCAGAtttgtaattttaattttttttattcccatGGTAAAGGGGAAAAGGTAGGGCTTtgacattttttcttttcttatttttataactttttatttttttctcactaGGAGAGATGAATATCAAGATATTTTATCATTCTCATATTACACTGCTATACTTTAGTTTAGCAGTGTGTTACAATAGAGCTGGTAGGCCACCGTAATTGGCAGGCTCTCAGGCCATATTGAAGCCTTCTAGTGCCATAGCAACcactgcatgtaaagggttaaacagtggggaCCGGTAGTTTCACCTACCTCCTCCATTTGAGCAAGTGTCAGGCTGTTATCCAATAGCCAAGCACCACTCCCCATGGAACTGGAGACCCATGCCAGACTTCTGATGTAGCACCATAAAAAAGCAATTGcaacagaataaagccccttaatggccATTGTAAAAAGGCATACGGtcagttgttaaggggttaatgcagccaCCATTATGGGGAACCAACTACATTTGGGTTGCTACAGCTTATTCAAAGCGcaataaggttgggttcacatctGACTAAGATACACTGCTCTACATTGAAATTCCAACACCAAGAAGGACAAGTTGTTAAGTTATGCAAATTAAGCAAGTTGGAGATGTTGCCAAGATATGCAAATGCTcaatctgtggcatgtgggaggggcttcaatAGTATCAAATCCAGATTGAAAGCAAGTTTTTTCTGCCGTGTAAATCTTGAAATATCggataaagtattgcagtataactGTGCCATGCAACATGCCAGTTATTGCCACTTGTTAAAACTGAGATGAACAGAATACTTGAACTGAGAGACCTTGGTTTATCACTTCAGCagatttctatatatttttttaaaaaaaccctctctcataaatcgtatttcttgctgattttcagtgcataggcagatagaagagatattTTTCATTACATACAGGCCAATTAGATTCTTTCAGTGTATAGGCTGATAGAAGAGaggtttatctcagactgtatgtgaaaatgtcaccccacacacgctgctcataacacacagatcagatagattcctctcagtgtataggcagagaggagagagatttatgtcagactgtatgtgataatgtaaccccacagaatgtgccacctcttaCACTccgctcataacacacagatcagatagattcctcacagtgtataggcagataggagagagatttatctcagactaagtgaaaatgtcaccccacagaatgtgccacctcacacacgctgctcataacacacagatcagatagattcctctcagtgtataggcagataggagagagatttatttcagactgtatgtgaaaatgcctttacacagaatgtgccacctctctcACACTCCTCATTTTTACcttgaaaggtaacgcccctttttattctaatttcctacccagactgaaggttgcaaaaccttgttatacttaaaggcacacTCCAtgccagcagtccatgtccacttccttttgtactttacagcctttcagccttattcctgtcagtatatactcatatttctaaatgcgtcttgtattgctgagaagataactgtctcaaatattgcggggtacagatatgttacataacataggaatggtcatgccaaatttcaagtttgtgcagtacagatgtgtgttattagttacattacataatcaagttgcaaccctttaaatttccaatatttagtacgcaaagaatggtcatggcaaatttcacatttgtgcggtaaaaatttgtgtaattatttgttgcattgggaagtgagagaattagattacgtacataaaatttggacgctaattcttttgcgcttagaaatgaataatcgagttgggactagaaatgagcgagcgtactcactaaggcaaactactcgagcgagtaccagcccgcttgtctctaaaaattcgggtgccggcgggggagagcggtgagatgcggaagtgagcaggggagagtggggggggggggggaagagtgagagcgagatctccccccgttcctccacgCTCATCCCCGCCGCTCCCCTCCGGCACCcgattctttagagacgagcgggcaggtactcacataaggcactactcgctcaagtagtttgccttagtgagtacgctcgctcatctctaattgtgacccattaacttttcctatttatgacatatcaatgctcgtgccaaatttcaagtttctatgacatcgggaagggagagaattagattatgtacttaAAGTTTGGATGATAATTCTTTttcgcttaaaattgaataatcgagttgggacccattaacttttcctattttggatataatccatgctcgtgccaaatttcatggttctacgacatcgggaagttggagaattagtggtgagtcagtcagtgagttaggcagtgagcgagtcagtgagggctcttGTCTTTAAAGATATAGATATGAATACCGCATGCTAAATCTACTATTTTATATATGCTACTATAGATAGTAAGATCTGTCATAAATGTCCTGAAGAAGAGTGGCCTGATGAGAAGAAAGTGAAATGTGTCCCCAAATTATATGAGTTTCTATCTTATGAGAAGGACATTTTGGTTGATGTTTTTTCAGCATTTGCTTTATTTCTTTGTGCTGTCACATTATTTATATCAGGACTCTTCATTTATTACTGGGACACTCCAATTGTGAAAGCCAATAACCGGACTGTGAGCTTCATCCTCCTGGTCTCCATCTTCCTGAGCTTTCTCTGTGTCTTCTTCTTCCTTGGACATCCAGTTCACATAACCTGCTTACTGAGGCAAACATTATTTGGGATCTTATTCTCTATTGGCGTTTCTTCTGTTTTGGCCAAGACCATCACAGTCTGCATTGCCTTCAAAGCCACCAAACCAGGCAGCTCCTTGGTGAAGTTCGTCTCATTCAAAGTATCTAAATATGTTGTCTTGGTGTGTTCTTCTGTACAAGTTCTCATTTGTGTTATTTGGTTGTTGGTTTCACCTCCATATGTAGAGTTTGATCATCACACTTATCCTGGaaagatcatcattcagtgtaatgaaggctcAGATATCTGGTTCTCCTCCATGTTGGGTTATATGGGGCTCCTGGCATCCGTGAGCTTTGTTCTTGCTTTCATGGtgaggacattaccggacagttttaatgaggccaagtacatcaccttcagcatgctgctgttctgcagtgtctggatcgCCATGATCCCCGCTTAtctgagcaccagagggaaatacatgg
The sequence above is a segment of the Eleutherodactylus coqui strain aEleCoq1 chromosome 7, aEleCoq1.hap1, whole genome shotgun sequence genome. Coding sequences within it:
- the LOC136573417 gene encoding vomeronasal type-2 receptor 26-like codes for the protein MQFNIAVRQSRRQFNKYMKYVNYIDPDGEKITFNDKGQVHCQLCIANWILHKTKISETFLFTSQPITIMEKTSEGNQQIRFKYSITWKKGQVPGNGQGLEILLAENVVQDTNVKDGHAGKTVDWRSGRKHRMTSVLQSKLSVRNRSWQRNSPEKDKGRFQAYNAQETALLLPSSPHEFIFLLFKKPQSRCNDRCSPGYRKRSNGGHHVCCYDCVPCSEGEMSNITDSKICHKCPEEEWPDEKKVKCVPKLYEFLSYEKDILVDVFSAFALFLCAVTLFISGLFIYYWDTPIVKANNRTVSFILLVSIFLSFLCVFFFLGHPVHITCLLRQTLFGILFSIGVSSVLAKTITVCIAFKATKPGSSLVKFVSFKVSKYVVLVCSSVQVLICVIWLLVSPPYVEFDHHTYPGKIIIQCNEGSDIWFSSMLGYMGLLASVSFVLAFMVRTLPDSFNEAKYITFSMLLFCSVWIAMIPAYLSTRGKYMVVVEIFAILTSCAGVLGCIFFPKVYIILLKPDLNSKNIIMQKIKL